A genomic stretch from Leptotrichia sp. HSP-536 includes:
- the dcm gene encoding DNA (cytosine-5-)-methyltransferase, giving the protein MNNTVMKSKKLKFIDLFSGIGGFRLGMESIGAECVFSSEIDSHAIEMYKENFGEDSDRDITKVKTNIIPNFDILCAGFPCQAFSISGKQKGFEDITRGTLFFDICRILKEKKPKVFVLENVQNLEKHDKGNTLYVMINSLNQLGYAVSYKVLNAKNFGVPQNRERIVIVGNREGKIFDFSKLKENPTVSMLNFLDKEADFEYLNEDEYTLIDKKYIKKQKKSGLIFVGYRNKKIRTAGTREGTEHLSRVHKQPNRIYDSMGIHPTIASQEKSGRYWILIDNTVRKLTLNECYRFFGFPENFKKIGLKSKLYERIGNSLCVPMIKEIAKEVEKQFFLGESNMEKNMNVDEELESFYIKASSLKHEKELDLTELQLNLVKNIVEKEETSKGVYTVLLTSLVYKSLNPEQDVRRHQANMDRGYSGRTFDTKYITPFLKRKQLLAAMKESGWLTRSLEQPIPYDLNYTGKISGSKVKESFLKILYEIEERKQNPKNFILAMLYLSIKSKEAKSIQLINPVISETKVNIDKIIEYLHSHFYYKYKTRGASILPVVALYSLYECILTEIKRFENKELQELSSHNSSDRSSGNTGDIVVLDAENNLYEVVEIKFDIKPDLIMIQDIYKKISSTTVQRYYLLSTLEMDDEHKDSVNGLINEIKENQGCQIIVNGILPTIKYYLRLLENTDKFLEKYIENIEKNPEINYEHKLAWNSILKEEKN; this is encoded by the coding sequence ATGAATAATACAGTAATGAAGTCAAAAAAACTTAAATTTATTGATTTATTTTCTGGAATAGGTGGTTTTAGATTGGGGATGGAATCGATTGGAGCAGAATGTGTTTTTAGTTCTGAGATAGACAGTCATGCAATAGAAATGTATAAGGAAAATTTCGGTGAAGATTCTGATAGGGATATAACCAAGGTAAAAACAAATATAATCCCAAATTTTGATATACTCTGTGCGGGTTTTCCATGTCAGGCTTTCTCAATTTCAGGAAAACAGAAAGGTTTTGAAGATATAACTAGAGGAACATTATTTTTTGATATTTGCAGAATACTGAAGGAAAAAAAGCCAAAAGTGTTTGTATTGGAAAATGTTCAAAATTTAGAAAAACATGATAAAGGTAATACTTTGTATGTAATGATTAATTCACTGAATCAGCTTGGATATGCTGTTTCGTATAAGGTATTGAACGCTAAAAATTTCGGAGTTCCACAAAATAGAGAAAGAATTGTAATTGTGGGAAATAGAGAAGGAAAAATTTTTGATTTTTCAAAGTTAAAAGAAAATCCAACTGTAAGTATGTTGAATTTTTTGGATAAGGAAGCTGATTTTGAATACTTAAATGAAGATGAATATACCTTAATTGATAAAAAATATATAAAAAAACAAAAAAAATCAGGATTAATATTTGTTGGATATAGAAATAAAAAAATTAGAACAGCTGGAACTCGAGAAGGAACAGAACATTTATCAAGGGTACATAAACAGCCAAACAGAATATATGATTCAATGGGAATACATCCAACAATAGCCTCTCAAGAAAAAAGCGGAAGATATTGGATTTTAATAGACAATACAGTTAGAAAATTAACTTTAAATGAATGCTATCGATTTTTTGGTTTTCCTGAAAATTTTAAAAAAATTGGCTTGAAATCAAAATTATACGAACGGATAGGAAATAGCCTATGTGTTCCAATGATAAAAGAAATAGCAAAAGAAGTTGAAAAACAATTTTTTTTAGGAGAAAGTAATATGGAAAAAAACATGAATGTGGATGAAGAATTGGAAAGTTTTTATATTAAGGCTTCTAGCCTGAAACACGAAAAAGAATTAGATTTAACTGAACTACAATTAAATTTAGTAAAAAATATTGTAGAAAAAGAAGAAACTTCCAAGGGAGTTTACACAGTTTTATTAACAAGTTTAGTTTATAAGAGTTTAAATCCAGAGCAAGATGTAAGAAGACATCAGGCAAACATGGATAGGGGATACTCAGGGAGAACTTTTGATACCAAATACATAACTCCGTTTTTGAAAAGAAAGCAGCTTTTAGCTGCGATGAAAGAAAGTGGATGGCTAACAAGAAGTTTGGAACAGCCTATCCCTTATGATTTAAACTATACAGGGAAAATAAGCGGTTCTAAAGTAAAAGAATCTTTTTTGAAAATACTTTATGAAATAGAGGAGAGAAAGCAAAATCCAAAAAATTTTATTTTAGCAATGTTGTATCTTAGTATAAAATCAAAAGAAGCTAAAAGTATTCAATTAATAAATCCAGTAATTTCAGAAACAAAAGTAAACATAGATAAAATTATAGAATATCTACATTCACATTTTTATTATAAATACAAAACAAGAGGGGCTTCAATTTTGCCAGTTGTTGCATTGTATAGTTTATATGAATGTATACTGACTGAGATAAAAAGATTTGAGAATAAAGAGTTGCAGGAATTGTCTTCTCATAATAGTTCAGACAGGAGCAGTGGTAATACGGGAGATATTGTAGTATTGGATGCAGAAAATAATTTATATGAAGTTGTGGAAATAAAGTTTGATATAAAACCAGATTTAATAATGATACAAGATATTTATAAAAAAATATCTTCAACGACTGTGCAGAGATATTACTTGTTGAGTACGCTTGAAATGGATGATGAACATAAAGATAGCGTTAATGGATTAATAAATGAAATTAAAGAAAATCAAGGATGTCAGATAATAGTAAACGGAATACTGCCAACAATAAAATATTATTTAAGATTATTAGAAAATACAGATAAATTTTTAGAAAAGTATATAGAAAATATTGAAAAAAATCCTGAAATAAATTATGAACATAAATTAGCATGGAATAGTATTTTAAAAGAAGAAAAGAATTGA
- the gyrB gene encoding DNA topoisomerase (ATP-hydrolyzing) subunit B gives MANNYGAESITVLEGLEAVRKRPGMYIGSTSSRGLHHLVWEIVDNSVDEALAGICDKITVKILEGNIIEVSDNGRGIPVGMHKTGKSTLEVVLTVLHAGGKFDNDNYKVSGGLHGVGVSVVNALSEWLEATVTRDGKIYRQTYERGVPTSPVKEIGVANANAHGTVVRFKADDEIFETTVYDYSVLESRLKELAYLNKGLKIELADERNVENVKAEEFLFEGGIKDFLNEIIDEEKIVDDVIYMADTMQIEEAKEVETVDEEGNTVIKQRGAKFVEVEIAMNYTTSQRETVYSFVNNINTHEGGTHVSGFRTALTRTINDIAKQMNLIKDKNGTFQGTDVREGLVCVISVKIPEPQFEGQTKTKLGNSEVTGIVSNIVGTNLKFYLEDHPKDAERIIEKMVMSKRAREAAKKARELVLRKNTLEVGSLPGKLADCSSKDPAESEIFIVEGNSAGGSAKQGRDRRFQAILPLRGKILNVEKSGIHKALENAEIRAMITAFGAGFGEEVDLKKLRYHKIVIMTDADVDGAHIRTLMLTFFYRHLRELINEGYIYIAQPPLYKIQAGKAIRYAYSDDQMKQVTRVLEAEGRKYTIQRYKGLGEMNPEQLWETTLDPEVRTLLKVSMEDASYADKMFNILMGDKVEPRRKFIEDNANYVRNLDI, from the coding sequence ATGGCTAATAATTATGGAGCAGAATCAATCACGGTTCTGGAAGGGCTGGAAGCAGTTAGGAAGCGTCCGGGAATGTATATTGGATCAACTTCTTCACGTGGACTTCACCATCTAGTGTGGGAAATTGTCGATAATAGTGTGGATGAGGCGCTTGCTGGAATTTGTGACAAAATCACTGTAAAAATACTTGAAGGAAATATTATTGAAGTATCTGATAATGGACGTGGAATTCCTGTAGGAATGCACAAGACTGGAAAATCAACTTTGGAAGTTGTACTAACTGTGCTTCACGCTGGTGGTAAATTTGACAATGACAATTATAAAGTGTCAGGTGGACTTCATGGAGTTGGGGTATCTGTCGTAAATGCCTTATCAGAGTGGCTGGAAGCGACTGTAACACGTGATGGAAAAATTTATAGACAGACTTATGAGCGTGGTGTGCCAACTTCGCCTGTGAAAGAAATTGGTGTGGCAAATGCCAACGCACATGGAACTGTAGTCAGATTTAAGGCTGATGATGAAATATTTGAAACAACAGTTTATGATTATTCTGTGCTGGAATCTAGGCTAAAGGAACTGGCATACTTAAATAAAGGCTTAAAAATAGAATTGGCTGATGAAAGAAACGTTGAAAATGTAAAAGCTGAGGAATTTTTATTTGAAGGTGGAATCAAAGATTTCTTAAATGAAATTATTGACGAGGAAAAAATTGTTGACGATGTGATTTACATGGCTGATACGATGCAAATTGAGGAAGCTAAGGAAGTGGAAACTGTGGATGAGGAGGGAAACACAGTTATAAAACAAAGAGGAGCAAAATTTGTAGAAGTAGAAATTGCAATGAACTACACAACTTCCCAGAGAGAAACAGTTTATTCCTTTGTAAATAATATAAATACACACGAAGGCGGAACTCACGTAAGTGGATTTAGAACAGCGCTTACAAGAACGATTAACGATATTGCAAAACAGATGAACTTAATCAAGGATAAAAACGGGACATTTCAAGGAACAGACGTAAGAGAAGGACTTGTCTGCGTAATCAGCGTAAAAATACCTGAGCCTCAATTTGAAGGGCAAACAAAGACAAAACTTGGAAACAGTGAAGTTACAGGAATTGTGTCAAATATTGTTGGAACAAATTTAAAATTTTATCTTGAGGATCATCCAAAAGATGCTGAAAGAATTATCGAAAAGATGGTAATGTCCAAAAGAGCGAGAGAAGCTGCTAAAAAAGCAAGAGAACTTGTACTTAGAAAAAATACGCTGGAAGTAGGTTCACTACCTGGAAAACTGGCAGACTGCTCGTCAAAGGATCCAGCTGAATCAGAAATTTTCATAGTTGAAGGGAACTCAGCAGGAGGCTCTGCAAAACAGGGAAGAGACAGAAGATTTCAGGCAATATTGCCACTTAGAGGGAAAATTTTAAATGTAGAAAAATCAGGCATACATAAAGCTCTGGAAAATGCTGAAATTAGAGCGATGATTACAGCTTTTGGAGCCGGATTTGGCGAAGAAGTCGACTTAAAAAAATTAAGATACCATAAAATTGTAATTATGACAGATGCCGATGTTGACGGAGCTCACATTAGAACATTAATGCTAACATTTTTTTATAGACATTTGAGAGAATTAATTAACGAAGGTTACATCTATATCGCACAGCCGCCTTTATACAAAATTCAGGCTGGAAAAGCAATCAGATATGCCTATTCAGACGATCAGATGAAACAAGTGACAAGAGTGCTGGAAGCAGAGGGACGAAAATATACAATTCAACGTTACAAAGGGCTAGGAGAAATGAATCCAGAACAACTTTGGGAAACAACTCTTGATCCAGAAGTAAGAACATTGTTAAAAGTATCAATGGAAGATGCTTCCTATGCTGACAAGATGTTTAATATTCTGATGGGGGATAAGGTTGAGCCGAGAAGGAAATTTATTGAAGACAACGCAAATTACGTAAGGAATTTGGATATTTAA
- the mnmE gene encoding tRNA uridine-5-carboxymethylaminomethyl(34) synthesis GTPase MnmE, translating into MLFDTIAAISTPKGEGGIAIIRISGDKSFEILDKIFIKKNPNADLGFYKLNYGFIKDGEKTIDEVMAVRLKAPRSYTCEDIVEINCHGGTLVSEKVLELVLRNGARHAESGEFTKRAFMNGRIDLSQAEAVMDIIQGKTEKSVSLSLDQLRGDLRDKVNQFKKALLDITAHVNVVLDYPEEGIDDPLPVELRDNLEKVYEEANRLIDSYNTGKKIKEGIKTVIVGKPNVGKSTLLNALLHEERAIVTHIAGTTRDVIEEIINIKGIPLVLVDTAGIRKTDDIVENIGVEKSKQFIEKADLVLLVLDASKELENEDIEVINQIKENKKKVIVLLNKIDLNKKINLEGYNLENIVEISAKDNIGIEDMQEKIYSYIVEEDVENSSEKLIITNIRHKTALEKTKDAIRNIFETIDMGLPMDLISVDLKEALDSLSEITGEISSEDILDHVFGNFCVGK; encoded by the coding sequence ATGTTATTTGATACAATTGCGGCGATTTCAACTCCAAAAGGAGAGGGCGGGATTGCCATAATAAGAATATCTGGCGATAAATCATTTGAAATATTGGACAAAATATTTATTAAAAAGAACCCAAATGCTGATTTGGGTTTTTATAAATTAAATTACGGATTTATCAAGGATGGGGAAAAAACAATAGATGAAGTTATGGCTGTACGGCTAAAAGCTCCGAGAAGCTATACTTGCGAAGACATTGTGGAAATAAATTGTCACGGCGGGACACTTGTTTCAGAAAAAGTGCTTGAACTTGTGCTAAGAAATGGGGCAAGACATGCTGAAAGCGGGGAATTTACAAAACGAGCATTTATGAATGGACGTATAGACTTGTCACAGGCTGAGGCGGTTATGGATATTATTCAGGGGAAAACAGAAAAAAGCGTATCGTTATCGCTGGATCAGTTAAGAGGGGACTTGCGTGACAAAGTAAACCAATTTAAAAAGGCTCTGCTTGATATTACAGCACATGTAAATGTGGTACTGGATTATCCTGAAGAAGGAATTGACGATCCGTTGCCAGTGGAACTTAGGGATAATCTGGAAAAAGTGTATGAGGAAGCAAATCGCCTAATTGATTCATATAACACAGGAAAAAAAATTAAAGAAGGAATAAAGACGGTTATTGTCGGAAAACCTAATGTCGGGAAATCTACATTGCTAAATGCCCTTCTTCATGAAGAACGTGCGATTGTAACGCATATTGCTGGAACTACGAGAGATGTTATTGAGGAGATTATCAATATAAAAGGGATTCCATTGGTTCTAGTGGATACAGCGGGAATTAGAAAAACTGATGACATCGTGGAAAATATTGGTGTAGAAAAGTCTAAGCAGTTTATTGAAAAGGCTGATTTGGTGCTTCTTGTACTGGATGCTTCAAAGGAACTGGAAAATGAAGATATAGAAGTTATAAATCAGATAAAAGAAAATAAAAAGAAAGTTATAGTATTATTGAATAAGATTGATTTAAATAAAAAAATAAATCTTGAAGGGTATAATTTGGAAAATATTGTTGAAATTTCTGCAAAGGACAATATTGGAATTGAAGATATGCAGGAAAAAATCTATTCATACATTGTAGAAGAAGATGTGGAAAACTCATCAGAAAAACTAATAATTACAAATATTCGGCATAAAACTGCACTTGAAAAAACAAAAGATGCAATAAGAAATATTTTTGAAACAATAGATATGGGACTTCCTATGGACTTGATTTCTGTAGATTTGAAAGAGGCGCTTGATTCACTTTCGGAAATTACTGGGGAAATATCGTCTGAGGATATTTTGGATCATGTGTTTGGAAATTTTTGTGTTGGGAAATAG
- a CDS encoding protein jag has protein sequence MMEKIVLKAQNEEELKNMISRSLTLKEDETCRVKVLKYPKKILFISIKGEYEIEIVKKSELKNSEVKVETEKSKTQNEYKIEKKQRKGTERKSGNPFQERSNRKNSKNENLENEEKSADNHLDTNIDKIRAFFKEFIVNIKLDIRIVNIKKENNNKYLVILDGKDMRFLIGEKGNTLNSFEYLLSTIKQFKNLKITVDSNNYKEKREKSLRDLARKKGKAVLATGNAIKLNPMSARERKIIHEEVSFMKGLKTESVGEEPKRYLVIKKLDEKF, from the coding sequence ATGATGGAAAAGATAGTATTAAAGGCTCAGAATGAGGAAGAGCTTAAAAATATGATAAGCCGTTCATTGACGCTAAAGGAAGATGAAACTTGTCGTGTGAAAGTTTTAAAATATCCTAAAAAGATATTGTTTATCAGTATAAAAGGTGAATATGAAATTGAAATTGTTAAAAAATCCGAGTTAAAAAACAGTGAAGTAAAAGTAGAAACTGAGAAATCAAAAACACAAAATGAATACAAAATTGAAAAAAAGCAAAGAAAAGGAACAGAACGAAAAAGTGGAAATCCTTTTCAAGAACGTAGCAACAGGAAAAATTCCAAAAATGAAAATTTAGAAAATGAAGAAAAATCCGCAGATAATCACCTTGATACAAACATAGATAAAATAAGGGCATTTTTTAAAGAATTTATTGTAAATATAAAGCTGGATATACGAATTGTCAATATAAAAAAAGAAAATAACAATAAATATTTGGTTATCCTTGATGGAAAAGATATGAGATTTTTAATTGGTGAAAAAGGAAATACGTTAAACAGCTTTGAATACTTGCTAAGCACAATAAAGCAATTTAAAAATCTGAAAATAACTGTGGATTCTAATAATTATAAGGAAAAACGTGAAAAATCGTTAAGGGATTTGGCAAGAAAGAAAGGAAAAGCAGTTCTTGCGACAGGAAATGCCATAAAATTAAATCCAATGTCAGCACGTGAACGTAAAATCATTCACGAAGAAGTATCCTTTATGAAAGGTCTAAAAACTGAAAGTGTTGGAGAAGAGCCAAAAAGATATTTAGTTATTAAAAAATTAGATGAAAAATTTTAA
- a CDS encoding YidC/Oxa1 family membrane protein insertase translates to MFKIQALVDFVVHVLNAIYGVVGNYGVAIIIVTFLMRIIIFPLTLKQEKSMKKMRDLQPELEKIKEKYKDNPQELQKQTAEIYRENGVNPLGGCLPLLIQMPIFVALYYAFIGDAIPADAKFLWFTLKQPDRLFMLGKFAFNLLPVLNVGVTFIQQKIMTSATSGQETNQQMQSMLYMMPLMMLFIFYNMPSGVTLYYLVSGALSLVQQYFILKGRSDDGKDSIKGSE, encoded by the coding sequence ATGTTTAAAATACAGGCACTAGTTGATTTTGTCGTACATGTATTAAATGCGATATATGGTGTTGTAGGAAACTACGGAGTAGCAATAATAATCGTTACGTTCTTAATGAGAATAATCATATTCCCATTGACGTTGAAACAGGAAAAGTCAATGAAAAAAATGAGAGATTTACAACCTGAACTTGAAAAAATAAAAGAAAAATATAAGGATAATCCACAAGAGCTTCAAAAACAAACAGCTGAAATTTATAGGGAAAATGGAGTAAATCCATTAGGAGGATGTTTGCCTTTATTAATTCAAATGCCAATATTTGTAGCACTTTACTATGCATTCATCGGAGATGCGATCCCAGCTGATGCAAAATTCCTATGGTTTACATTAAAACAGCCTGACAGATTATTTATGCTAGGAAAATTTGCGTTTAACTTATTGCCAGTTTTAAATGTGGGTGTAACATTTATCCAACAAAAAATAATGACAAGTGCAACCAGTGGACAGGAAACTAATCAGCAAATGCAGTCAATGTTATATATGATGCCGCTTATGATGCTATTCATATTTTACAACATGCCATCTGGTGTAACATTATATTATCTAGTTTCAGGGGCTTTGTCATTGGTTCAGCAGTATTTCATTTTGAAAGGAAGAAGTGATGATGGAAAAGATAGTATTAAAGGCTCAGAATGA
- the yidD gene encoding membrane protein insertion efficiency factor YidD, translated as MKKVLLFLIKIYQKGISPYLGRRCRFYPTCSEYSRQAINKYGAIKGSYLTIRRLLKCHPFHKGGYDPLK; from the coding sequence ATGAAAAAAGTATTATTATTTTTAATAAAAATTTATCAAAAGGGCATTTCACCATATTTAGGAAGAAGATGCAGATTTTATCCAACCTGTTCAGAATATTCACGACAGGCTATTAACAAATATGGGGCAATAAAAGGGAGTTATCTGACAATAAGAAGATTACTAAAATGCCATCCCTTTCACAAAGGTGGATATGATCCATTAAAATAA
- the rnpA gene encoding ribonuclease P protein component yields the protein MSINKIKKSKDFSLIYNKSQKMHTKYAIIFIKENLRNEQRFGFVASKKTGNAVQRNRIKRLFKEFVKVHKDKFKEDTDYVFVGKSILKENIKILKYKDIEKDISKVIKQ from the coding sequence ATGTCTATTAATAAAATTAAAAAATCAAAGGATTTTTCATTAATATATAACAAATCACAAAAGATGCATACAAAGTATGCTATTATTTTTATAAAGGAAAATTTAAGGAATGAACAGCGTTTTGGCTTTGTTGCCAGCAAAAAAACTGGAAATGCAGTTCAAAGAAACAGAATAAAAAGGCTTTTTAAAGAATTTGTAAAAGTACATAAAGATAAATTTAAAGAAGATACTGATTATGTATTTGTCGGCAAGTCTATTTTAAAAGAAAATATAAAAATTTTAAAATATAAGGATATCGAAAAAGATATAAGCAAGGTAATAAAACAATGA
- the rpmH gene encoding 50S ribosomal protein L34 produces MTKRTYQPNKRKRKKDHGFRKRMQNKNGRNVLKRRRAKGRAKLSA; encoded by the coding sequence ATGACTAAAAGAACATATCAACCAAATAAAAGAAAAAGAAAAAAAGATCATGGATTTAGAAAAAGAATGCAAAATAAAAATGGAAGAAATGTACTAAAAAGAAGAAGAGCTAAAGGAAGAGCTAAATTATCAGCATAA